The DNA region TAAATCCTTGTGCTTTTAACCAATTATATGCAATTCATTAAAGTCTTTATCGACTTTAAGTATATTGTCACCGTTCGGTTTTACTTTTTTCAGGTCTATTTCTTCATTATCTACCTCTATTTTTGAAATTTTGAACGGTAATCCGTGCAAATGAATCTTAAACGTTTTGTACTCGGCATCAAATCTACCCGATTTGTGCTGTTGAAGAATCAGTTGTTTTTCTTTACCACTTAGTTTAAATGTTCTAAAACTATACTTTCCTTTTCTATAATCATTTCCATCATGCGAATCATCAAACAAGAAAGATTTTTCTTTACCTAATTTATAGTACAGGTCTAATTTAATCTGATCCATCTGCTTTTCATCTACGTACTGTTGTATAGGATACTTAGGGATGATAGCCCCAGCTTTTATAAATATTGGCATGGTGTCCATATCACTGTTTACCCAAAGTTCTTTGCCTCCGGTAATCAGTTCATCGTTCCAAAAATTGTACCAATCGCCTTTAGGGATGTACATTCTTCTCCCTTTGGAGTTAGGCTCGAGGATGGGACAGACCAGCATTTTATCACCAAAGATAAATTCATCGGTTCTAAAATGCGTTTGAATATCCGCTTGATCAAACATTACCAATGACTTTAAGATAGGCGTTCCGTCTGAGTAATACTTCCAAAAGGCAGTATAAAGGTATGGTAACAACTGATATCGCATTTCTATGAATTTTCTTACGATATCCGTTACCTCGTCACCAAAGGCCCAAGGTTCTTGGTCACCATGATCTCCTGAGGAATGTACACGGCAAAACGGGTGAAAAATACCTAGTTGAATCCATCTTGCAAACAATTCACCATCAGGCTGTTCAGCAAACCCACCGATATCGCTTCCTGCAAAGGAAAATCCGGACATAGACATACGTTGGGCTTGTATATTAGCTATCCAAAGATGTTCCCAAGTAGCTACATTATCCCCTGTCCAAGAACTTGTATAGCGTTGAGTACCAGAATACGCAGATCGGGTAATAACGAACGGCCTTTTTGGGTAGGCAAACTTTTTTAAGCCTTTATACGTGGCACGTGCCATTTGCATTCCGTAAATGTTGTGTGCTTTGCGGTGGCTACAAGGATTACCGTCATAATCGTGACGTACATCGTCTGGAAAGGTCTTGTTAGGTACTTCCATTACAGCGGGTTCGTTCATATCGTTCCAAACACCTCGTACACCAATATCCTCAATCAGCTCTTTGAACAAGCCTGACCACCATTCCCTAACCTCGGGATTGGTATAATCCGGAAAATAACATTGCCCAGGCCACACTTTACCTTTCATATAAGGCCCATCGGCACGTTTACAGAAATAATCGTTCTCCAGACCTTCCTTAAAGACATCGTACTCCATATCTATTTTAATGCCCGGATCTATAATTGCCACGGTTTTGAATCCATCATCCGAGAGTTCTTTTACCATCCGCTTCGGATCTGGGAAATACTCCTTGTTCCAAGTAAAACATCTAAATCCTTCCATATAATCGATATCTAAGTAAATAGCATCACAGGGAATTTGTAGTTTTCTAAACGTAGAGGTTACCTCTTTTACCTTACTTTCAGGGTAGTAGCTCCATTTACATTGATGAAAACCCAAAGACCACATAGGTGGCATTTGGTGCGGCTTACCCGTAAGATCGGTATAATTGGCAATAACATCATTCATTTCAGGACCATAGATGAAATAGTAGTTCATCTCGCCACCTTGAGCCCAAAAGCTCATTACATCTTTACGTTCTTGAGCAAAATCAAAATAAGATCTAAAGGTGTTGTCAAAGAAAATACCGTAGGATTTTCCGTTGCTCAGTCCTGTAAAAAACGGGATAGCCTTGTATATAGGGTCAGTATCCTTTCCATAAGCGTACGAATCGGTTACCCAATTTTGAAAACGCTTACCCTTAAGATTCAGATGCGTAGGTTTATCGCCCAAGCCATAGTAGCTTTCGCCCTTTACAGATACCTTGCTCATTTTCACAATGTTACCACCGTGTTGATAGCTTTCTTCCCAATGGAAACCGATTTCGTCTTTATTGATAAGTGCCTTGTCGTTGGCATCGTACAGAGCAACTTTTGCATCGGCTTTGTTGATGCAGCATATTAATTTTTCGGTTGTAATACGATATTCCGTTTTGGTTTCCTCAATGTCTAGAATGTCATATCCTTTGTTGGCATACTTGGTTATGGCATAAGAAAAGTCCTTGTCAAAAACGCCAGTAGTGGTATATCTAAAACGAATAACGCTATCACGGATTACCGTTACCTGGAGAGTTACACCATTGGCTGTAAAAAAATGAAAGGTATCTACATTTTTTTCGTATGCGATTATATTTGATGGAAACTGATTCCCTTTAATTTCTAGTTCCGTATTTGTAATCATAAATTGGGTATTGTAAAACAGTTGGCAAAAGTACTAAATTTTGCCACTATAAGGCCTGTCAAATAACTAAAAAATAGAGTGGAATATTGTAAATAAGGTAAAAATAAAAAACCTCAACACGTTTTAATATACGTTGAGGTTTTAAAAATTAGATAAAACTTCCTTACATCATCTTAAACACAATTACCCCTAATGGTGGAATTTTAATCGTTGCTGAATAAGGCTTATTATGTAGTTTTTTCTTTTTTGCAGTAATTTGTCGGGTGTTTGAAAGTCCGCTACCACCATATTTTTTGGCGTCGCTATTAAATATCTCTTTAATCTTGACCTTTCGTGGTAAGCCAATATCATATTTTTCAATAGTTTTGGGCGTAAAGTTACAGACCACAACTCTATCGTTTTCTTTATCATGTCCTTTTCGGATGTAGGCTAAAATGGAATTTTTGCTATCATCTAAACTTATCCATTCAAAACCTTCGTGACTGAACGCTTTTTCATATAAAGCTGGTGTATCACGATAAAATTGATTGAGATCCTTAAAAAATGTTTGTGTATTCTTGTGCAGTTCAAATTCCAACAAGTTCCATTGTAAGCTGGTTTTAAAATTCCATTCATCGTATTGCCCAAACTCACCACCCATAAAAACCAGATTAGTACCTGGATGTGTAAACATATAGCCGTAAAGCAATCTCAAATTGGCAAAGCGTTGCCATTCATCGCCAGGCATTCGTCCTAAAATAGATCTTTTCCCATACACCACTTCGTCGTGCGATAGAGGCAACATAAAATGCTCCGAAAAAGCATAGGCCAAACTGAACGTAATATCATTTTGATGATGCTGTCTGTAAATGGGGTCTTTACCAAAATAATCTAAGGTATCATGCATCCAACCCATCATCCATTTCATACCGAATCCCAATCCGTCATGTTCAACCGCACGAGTAACACCTGGAAAAGCAGTAGATTCCTCGGCAATGGTGATTACACCCTCAAAATTATCCTGAACAGCCTGATTGAATTCTTTTAATAATGAAACAGCGGCCAAATTTTCTCTTTCACCATAAATATTTGGTTCCCATTCACCATCATCACGTGAATAATCCAAGTATAGCATTGACGCTACGGCATCTACACGCAGGCAATCTATATTGTACTTTTCTAACCAAAATAAGGCGTTACTAATCAGAAAAGAACGTACTTCGTTTCTGTCATAATTAAAAATAAGGCTTTTCCAATCTTGATGATAGCCTTTCCTGCGGTCGGGATGTTCATATAAATGCGAACCATCAAAAAAGCCCAATCCGTGATCGTCCGACGGAAAATGTGACGGCACCCAATCTAAAATTACACCAATATCATTTTGGTGAAACTGATCTACCAAATACATAAAATCTTGAGGTGTTCCAAAACGTGAAGTAGGAGCAAAGTAGCCTGTTAACTGATAACCCCAAGAAGGATCATAGGGGTATTCCATAATGGGCATCAACTCAATATGGGTAAAGTTCATTTCCTTAACGTACTGGACCAATTTTTTTGCCAATTGCTTATAGGTCAATCGCTCATTGGCATCGGTTTTCATCCATGAATCCAGATGTACTTCGTAAACGGAATAGGGTTTATCCAGTCCGTTTTTATCCTTTCTATAGCCCATCCATTTTTTGTCCTTCCATTTATAATCATCAATATCCCAGACAATGGAGGCCGTTTTAGGCGGATGTTCGCACCGTCTCGCATATGGATCTGCTTTTTCGGTAATTACGTCGTTATGGTTGCTATGGATTTTGTATTTATACAAACTGCCTTTCCCTACATCGGGAATAAAACCTTCCCAGATTCCAGAGGCGTCCCAACGCACATTTAATGGATGGTTGTGTGCTGACCAGTGGTTAAAATCACCAATGACGGAAACCAGTTTTGCCGAAGGTGCCCAAACGGCAAAATAGGTGCCTTTGATACCATCTACTGTGGTGATATGCGAACCGAATTTTTCGTACAGTTTAAAATGTTTGCCTGATTTGAAAAGGTCAATGTCAAAATCAGTAAATAGGCTATAAGTTGTAACTTTGGTCATAAATTATGGTACGGGGTAATATAAAACAATAGTGAAATAAACAGTTTAAGCATTAAATAACATATCCTTTGGGAATTATAGCGTTCTTTTTAATAACTACAATACCGTCTTTAATTACATAATCATCAGTTTCTTTATCTTTTAAATGTTTCCCTCCATTAATTCTTACATCATCACCAATTCTACAATTTTTATCAATGATGGCATTTTTTATAAAACATCTTTCTCCAATTCCCATTAAAATCGGTGTTTTCTTTCTGTTTATTTCTTCCAAAGATTCGTAATAATCACATCCCATCATGTAGGTGTTAATTACAGTTGATTCTTTTCCTATTCTTGATCTAATACCAATAACTGAGGTTTCAATTTTTGCTGCTTGGACTATACAACCTTCCGCAATTACAGCTTTATCTAAAACCGTTCCTGATACTTTTGAGGTTGGTAATATTCTTGCTCTGGTATAAACTCTTTGATCCTTATCATAAAGATTGAACTTCGGAATATTATCGGTTAAGCCCAAGTTGGCTTCAAAGAAAGAATCTATATTACCAATATCAGTCCAATATCCTTCAAACTGATAACTCAGCGTTTTGTGATCTTTTATAGCATGCGGAATAATTTCTTTACCAAAATCATTAGTATCTGGATTGCTCATTAAATCAATTAACAGCTGTCTGTTAAAAATATAAATACCCATTGAAGCTAAGTAATTTCTACCTTCTTTTTTCATGTCTTTACTAACTTCAGATGTCCAATCTGGTAATAACTCAGCATCAGGCTTTTCAACGAAAGAAGTTATCACATTGTCCTCATCTGCTTTTAAAATACCGAATGAAGTTGCGTCTTTAGCATTAACTGGAATAGTGGCAATAGATATTTCAGCATCTTTTTTAATATGTTCTTGCAACATCAAATCATAATCCATTTGATATAATTGATCTCCAGATAAAATTAGAGCATATTTAAAATCGTGACGTAAAAAATGATGCATACTTTGCCTTACAGCATCAGCCGTCCCCTGAAACCAAGACTGACTATGAATTGTCTGTTCAGCAGCTAAAACATCTACAAAAGCAGAGCTGAAAAAACTAAAGTGATACGTATTTTTAATATGCCTGTTTAATGATGCAGAATTAAACTGTGTTAATACATAAATCCTTTTAATATCACTATTAATACAATTAGAGATAGGAATATCAACCAACCTATATTTACCAGCAATAGGTACAGCCGGTTTAGATCTTGATTCTGTTAATGGGTAAAGTCTTGATCCTTGCCCTCCTCCTAATATAATAGATAATACATCATTGGTAATATTCATAATTATTTTTTTAAAGATTTATATAAATTAATATACGCTTGTGCCGAAGAATCCCACGAATGGTCAATTTCCATGATTAAATTACGGATTTTTTTGAACTTTTTCAAATCTTTGTACAATAGCGTTGCTCTTTGCATTGTATTTACCACTTCTTCGACCGAAAGTTGGTGGTGCACAAAACCAAATCCGCCGCTTTCAACATCAATAACCGTATCTTTTAGTCCACCAATACTATTTACTATTGGTATGGTGCCGTAACGCAGAGCGTACATCTGGTTGAGGCCACAGGGTTCTACCCGCGATGGCATCAACAGAAAATCTGCACCAGCGTAGATAATATGTGCCAGTTTTTCGTCGTAGCCGATGTAGGCATTGTAATTGTCCTTATGCTTATAAGTAAGTACTTGTAGGGCATTCTCAATATCTTTTTGCCCTGAGCCTAACAATAAAATATTAATGTCCAAATGAGTTAGGGCAGCATCAAAAATTTGCGGAAAAAGATCAGCTCCTTTCTCTCCTACTAATCTACCTATAAATGAAAATAAGGGTTTCTTCGGGTCTAGCCCAAACTCTTTACAGAGAAACTCCTTATTGACTTTTCTTCCGCCATTAACTGTTTTTTGCGTGTACTTTTTTACAATATAACTGTCCGTACGCGGATTCCACACATTGGCATCTATTCCATTTAAAATACCTACACACTTGCCGCTTTCATGATTAAGAAGATTCTCCAGTCCGTTGGCATTGTTTTTTAGTTCTTCCATGTAACTTGGTGATACCGTAGTCACTTTCCATGCACTTTTAATGGCAGCAGCCAAGGGGTTTATCATTTGGTCCCAATCAATCAAACCTACTTGATCAAAATCAAATTCGGGGATCATATATACCTTATCATGCGAAAACCATCCTTGGTATTGGGCATTATGAATAGTAACAATAGTTGGAATACTATTAAGTTGCTGGTATTTATACGATTGTCCCATCATAAAAGGGATTAGCCCTGTATGATGATCGTGGCAATGCACCACATTTGGCTTTTTCTTTCTTAGCATAACCCAATCTAATACAGCTATCTGAAATGCTAAAAAACGTTCCGTATCTTCTGAAGAATACACGTAGTTTTTATATAATAAGGTAGGAATATCTACAAAATAAAGGTCGTAGCCTAAATCATTGTCCTCCAAGGTCAATATGTTGACGTCAAGGTCAAAAACCCCTAACTTTACTTTAGAGCTAGCTATTGTGTTAAAAGTATGTGATTGCGTAAAAGCATTATCATAGAAAGGCATAATTGCCTCACTGGTTACACCCAGTTTATTTTGATACTTAGGCAATGAACCAACTACATCTGCCAAACCGCCAACCTTGGCAATAGGGTAACACTCCGCACTGACATGTAAAATATTCATTTAGGTAAGGTTTGAGAAAATTAAATTTACAAAATGTTTTTATAATACTACTAAAAAATCATCTTTTTTCTTTAAAATTTAGGTTAATAGAATTGACTACTTTTACCTAATTAAAATTGATTCATTAGTTGTTTTGAAAAAACCCTTACTTTATTTTTGTGCTTCTTTCCTATTATTTTTCAACTTTAGTTGGTCTCAAAATAACATCCCTCCGACAATTAATGCCGTTGGAAATGAAATATATTGTCCATTATCTGAAATTAATATTGTTGCCCATTTTGATATTGTAGACCCTGACGATACCACAATTAAAGCATTATATATTCAAATTTCTGAAGGGTATGTTAATAGTGACGATTTATTAAAGTTGGATAACGCTTCAAATCATCCAAATATAGCTACTGAATGGAGTTTGCCGGAAGGAAAGCTGACTTTGCAAAGTACAAATGCTACAGAAGTCAATTATACAGATTTAATTGCTGCGGTTAAAGATGTTATTTTTACAAATAGTTCAACAACCGTTTCAGGGACTCGTTCTTTTTCATTTAACATAGGTTCTGCTAACTATTTACCCTCAACAGATCATTATTACGAGTATGTTTCGGATATTGGAA from Aureibaculum sp. 2308TA14-22 includes:
- a CDS encoding glycoside hydrolase family 31 protein, with amino-acid sequence MITNTELEIKGNQFPSNIIAYEKNVDTFHFFTANGVTLQVTVIRDSVIRFRYTTTGVFDKDFSYAITKYANKGYDILDIEETKTEYRITTEKLICCINKADAKVALYDANDKALINKDEIGFHWEESYQHGGNIVKMSKVSVKGESYYGLGDKPTHLNLKGKRFQNWVTDSYAYGKDTDPIYKAIPFFTGLSNGKSYGIFFDNTFRSYFDFAQERKDVMSFWAQGGEMNYYFIYGPEMNDVIANYTDLTGKPHQMPPMWSLGFHQCKWSYYPESKVKEVTSTFRKLQIPCDAIYLDIDYMEGFRCFTWNKEYFPDPKRMVKELSDDGFKTVAIIDPGIKIDMEYDVFKEGLENDYFCKRADGPYMKGKVWPGQCYFPDYTNPEVREWWSGLFKELIEDIGVRGVWNDMNEPAVMEVPNKTFPDDVRHDYDGNPCSHRKAHNIYGMQMARATYKGLKKFAYPKRPFVITRSAYSGTQRYTSSWTGDNVATWEHLWIANIQAQRMSMSGFSFAGSDIGGFAEQPDGELFARWIQLGIFHPFCRVHSSGDHGDQEPWAFGDEVTDIVRKFIEMRYQLLPYLYTAFWKYYSDGTPILKSLVMFDQADIQTHFRTDEFIFGDKMLVCPILEPNSKGRRMYIPKGDWYNFWNDELITGGKELWVNSDMDTMPIFIKAGAIIPKYPIQQYVDEKQMDQIKLDLYYKLGKEKSFLFDDSHDGNDYRKGKYSFRTFKLSGKEKQLILQQHKSGRFDAEYKTFKIHLHGLPFKISKIEVDNEEIDLKKVKPNGDNILKVDKDFNELHIIG
- the glgB gene encoding 1,4-alpha-glucan branching protein GlgB, translated to MTKVTTYSLFTDFDIDLFKSGKHFKLYEKFGSHITTVDGIKGTYFAVWAPSAKLVSVIGDFNHWSAHNHPLNVRWDASGIWEGFIPDVGKGSLYKYKIHSNHNDVITEKADPYARRCEHPPKTASIVWDIDDYKWKDKKWMGYRKDKNGLDKPYSVYEVHLDSWMKTDANERLTYKQLAKKLVQYVKEMNFTHIELMPIMEYPYDPSWGYQLTGYFAPTSRFGTPQDFMYLVDQFHQNDIGVILDWVPSHFPSDDHGLGFFDGSHLYEHPDRRKGYHQDWKSLIFNYDRNEVRSFLISNALFWLEKYNIDCLRVDAVASMLYLDYSRDDGEWEPNIYGERENLAAVSLLKEFNQAVQDNFEGVITIAEESTAFPGVTRAVEHDGLGFGMKWMMGWMHDTLDYFGKDPIYRQHHQNDITFSLAYAFSEHFMLPLSHDEVVYGKRSILGRMPGDEWQRFANLRLLYGYMFTHPGTNLVFMGGEFGQYDEWNFKTSLQWNLLEFELHKNTQTFFKDLNQFYRDTPALYEKAFSHEGFEWISLDDSKNSILAYIRKGHDKENDRVVVCNFTPKTIEKYDIGLPRKVKIKEIFNSDAKKYGGSGLSNTRQITAKKKKLHNKPYSATIKIPPLGVIVFKMM
- a CDS encoding glucose-1-phosphate adenylyltransferase gives rise to the protein MNITNDVLSIILGGGQGSRLYPLTESRSKPAVPIAGKYRLVDIPISNCINSDIKRIYVLTQFNSASLNRHIKNTYHFSFFSSAFVDVLAAEQTIHSQSWFQGTADAVRQSMHHFLRHDFKYALILSGDQLYQMDYDLMLQEHIKKDAEISIATIPVNAKDATSFGILKADEDNVITSFVEKPDAELLPDWTSEVSKDMKKEGRNYLASMGIYIFNRQLLIDLMSNPDTNDFGKEIIPHAIKDHKTLSYQFEGYWTDIGNIDSFFEANLGLTDNIPKFNLYDKDQRVYTRARILPTSKVSGTVLDKAVIAEGCIVQAAKIETSVIGIRSRIGKESTVINTYMMGCDYYESLEEINRKKTPILMGIGERCFIKNAIIDKNCRIGDDVRINGGKHLKDKETDDYVIKDGIVVIKKNAIIPKGYVI
- a CDS encoding glycogen synthase, whose amino-acid sequence is MNILHVSAECYPIAKVGGLADVVGSLPKYQNKLGVTSEAIMPFYDNAFTQSHTFNTIASSKVKLGVFDLDVNILTLEDNDLGYDLYFVDIPTLLYKNYVYSSEDTERFLAFQIAVLDWVMLRKKKPNVVHCHDHHTGLIPFMMGQSYKYQQLNSIPTIVTIHNAQYQGWFSHDKVYMIPEFDFDQVGLIDWDQMINPLAAAIKSAWKVTTVSPSYMEELKNNANGLENLLNHESGKCVGILNGIDANVWNPRTDSYIVKKYTQKTVNGGRKVNKEFLCKEFGLDPKKPLFSFIGRLVGEKGADLFPQIFDAALTHLDINILLLGSGQKDIENALQVLTYKHKDNYNAYIGYDEKLAHIIYAGADFLLMPSRVEPCGLNQMYALRYGTIPIVNSIGGLKDTVIDVESGGFGFVHHQLSVEEVVNTMQRATLLYKDLKKFKKIRNLIMEIDHSWDSSAQAYINLYKSLKK